One window of Athalia rosae chromosome 4, iyAthRosa1.1, whole genome shotgun sequence genomic DNA carries:
- the LOC125500558 gene encoding UDP-glucosyltransferase 2-like isoform X2, whose translation MKSTVLFFCFAIVLPGFRYAGGARILGIFPLQGKSHFNFHTEVMKSLADAGHRVDVVSHFPLSKPHANYTDIISLAGSGMVVLNNMGYEMLATIAGGSLKELTDIAGTEVCRFMEKPEMRNLIENPPNDPKYDLVIVEYFVANCYFAFGRHLNVPLIALSSASIMPLANEELGNPDDPAYIFELNERPISGITFWQRLHNTVITIFSKITLSYYLKEQNALVKKYFGPDMPGVDVLARDISLLIVNTHHVIHGIRPLTPAIVSAAGIHIHDDKNPLPRDLQKWLDESKDGFVYMSFGSMVRMETFPKEFLGEVYAAFEKIAPLRVLLKIAKPEELPAGLPKNVLTRPWLPQIGVLKHKNIKAFISHGGLGGVLESLRYSVPLIGLPLFGDQLTTIAACANREIALKLDYKKLTSEELASAVKKIVYDPKYKLKKHDRTVGGIYGPTEQPARNQRILDRIYTETWGRFPTISGRTTDLVANGITRRLRIHNRSDTLGNLRRQVNCFENIANDFQNERASEIVEKN comes from the exons ATGAAGTCGACGGTgttatttttctgcttcgcGATCGTGCTACCCGGCTTTCGATATGCGGGGGGAGCCAGAATATTGGGAATATTTCCGTTGCAGGGTAAGAGTCACTTTAACTTTCATACGGAAGTGATGAAGAGTCTCGCTGACGCGGGTCACCGAGTGGACGTGGTCAGTCATTTCCCTCTGAGTAAACCTCACGCGAATTACACGGACATAATAAGTCTGGCGGGTAGCGGTATGGTCGTTTTGAACAACATGGGCTACGAAATGTTGGCGACGATCGCCGGTGGATCGTTGAAGGAATTGACGGATATCGCCGGCACCGAGGTTTGTCGGTTCATGGAAAAACCTGAGATGCGAAATTTGATCGAAAATCCCCCCAACGATCCGAAGTACGATCTCGTGATAGTTGAG tacTTCGTCGCTAATTGTTACTTCGCATTCGGAAGGCATCTGAACGTGCCGTTGATAGCGCTCAGTTCCGCGTCCATAATGCCGTTGGCGAACGAAGAATTGGGTAACCCGGACGACCCGGCGTACATTTTCGAATTGAACGAACGACCGATATCCGGTATAACGTTCTGGCAGCGATTACACAACACCGTTATCACGATATTTAGCAAAATAACGCTGTCTTACTATCTGAAAGAGCAAAATGCTCTGGTGAAAAAATACTTCGGTCCCGATATGCCGGGAGTCGACGTCCTGGCTCGGGACATATCACTGTTGATAGTCAACACACACCACGTCATTCACGGAATCAGACCTTTGACACCGGCAATAGTTTCGGCCGCTGGGATTCACATACACGACGACAAGAATCCGCTGCCCAGG gATTTGCAGAAATGGTTGGACGAGAGCAAAGATGGTTTCGTTTACATGTCGTTCGGTTCCATGGTGAGGATGGAAACGTTTCCgaaggaatttctcggcgagGTATACGCGGCGTTCGAGAAAATCGCGCCGCTCAGAGTTTTGCTGAAAATTGCCAAACCGGAGGAACTGCCGGCTGGTCTTCCTAAAAATGTTCTAACGCGACCTTGGCTACCCCAAATCGGAGTTCTGA AGCACAAGAATATCAAAGCGTTCATATCGCACGGTGGATTGGGAGGAGTATTGGAATCTCTGAGGTACAGCGTACCTTTGATAGGTTTGCCATTGTTCGGAGATCAACTCACTACCATAGCAGCTTGCGCGAATCGCGAAATCGCATTGAAACTCGATTACAAAAAACTCACGTCGGAGGAACTCGCGTCAGCGGTGAAAAAGATCGTTTACGATCCCAAGTACAAGTTA aaaaaacatGATCGTACTGTCGGAGGAATTTATGGACCGACTGAACAGCCCGCAAGAAACCAGCGTATTTTGGATCGAATATATACTGAAACATGGGGCAGATTCCCTACGATCTCCGGCCGTACAACTGACCTGGTGGCAAACGGAATTACTCGACGTTTACGGATTCATAATCGGAGTGATACTCTTGGCAATTTACGCCGTCAAGTtaattgtttcgaaaatattgcgaacgattttcaaaaCGAACGGGCCAGcgaaatcgtcgaaaaaaactaa
- the LOC125500558 gene encoding UDP-glucosyltransferase 2-like isoform X1, with protein sequence MKSTVLFFCFAIVLPGFRYAGGARILGIFPLQGKSHFNFHTEVMKSLADAGHRVDVVSHFPLSKPHANYTDIISLAGSGMVVLNNMGYEMLATIAGGSLKELTDIAGTEVCRFMEKPEMRNLIENPPNDPKYDLVIVEYFVANCYFAFGRHLNVPLIALSSASIMPLANEELGNPDDPAYIFELNERPISGITFWQRLHNTVITIFSKITLSYYLKEQNALVKKYFGPDMPGVDVLARDISLLIVNTHHVIHGIRPLTPAIVSAAGIHIHDDKNPLPRDLQKWLDESKDGFVYMSFGSMVRMETFPKEFLGEVYAAFEKIAPLRVLLKIAKPEELPAGLPKNVLTRPWLPQIGVLKHKNIKAFISHGGLGGVLESLRYSVPLIGLPLFGDQLTTIAACANREIALKLDYKKLTSEELASAVKKIVYDPKYKKNMIVLSEEFMDRLNSPQETSVFWIEYILKHGADSLRSPAVQLTWWQTELLDVYGFIIGVILLAIYAVKLIVSKILRTIFKTNGPAKSSKKTN encoded by the exons ATGAAGTCGACGGTgttatttttctgcttcgcGATCGTGCTACCCGGCTTTCGATATGCGGGGGGAGCCAGAATATTGGGAATATTTCCGTTGCAGGGTAAGAGTCACTTTAACTTTCATACGGAAGTGATGAAGAGTCTCGCTGACGCGGGTCACCGAGTGGACGTGGTCAGTCATTTCCCTCTGAGTAAACCTCACGCGAATTACACGGACATAATAAGTCTGGCGGGTAGCGGTATGGTCGTTTTGAACAACATGGGCTACGAAATGTTGGCGACGATCGCCGGTGGATCGTTGAAGGAATTGACGGATATCGCCGGCACCGAGGTTTGTCGGTTCATGGAAAAACCTGAGATGCGAAATTTGATCGAAAATCCCCCCAACGATCCGAAGTACGATCTCGTGATAGTTGAG tacTTCGTCGCTAATTGTTACTTCGCATTCGGAAGGCATCTGAACGTGCCGTTGATAGCGCTCAGTTCCGCGTCCATAATGCCGTTGGCGAACGAAGAATTGGGTAACCCGGACGACCCGGCGTACATTTTCGAATTGAACGAACGACCGATATCCGGTATAACGTTCTGGCAGCGATTACACAACACCGTTATCACGATATTTAGCAAAATAACGCTGTCTTACTATCTGAAAGAGCAAAATGCTCTGGTGAAAAAATACTTCGGTCCCGATATGCCGGGAGTCGACGTCCTGGCTCGGGACATATCACTGTTGATAGTCAACACACACCACGTCATTCACGGAATCAGACCTTTGACACCGGCAATAGTTTCGGCCGCTGGGATTCACATACACGACGACAAGAATCCGCTGCCCAGG gATTTGCAGAAATGGTTGGACGAGAGCAAAGATGGTTTCGTTTACATGTCGTTCGGTTCCATGGTGAGGATGGAAACGTTTCCgaaggaatttctcggcgagGTATACGCGGCGTTCGAGAAAATCGCGCCGCTCAGAGTTTTGCTGAAAATTGCCAAACCGGAGGAACTGCCGGCTGGTCTTCCTAAAAATGTTCTAACGCGACCTTGGCTACCCCAAATCGGAGTTCTGA AGCACAAGAATATCAAAGCGTTCATATCGCACGGTGGATTGGGAGGAGTATTGGAATCTCTGAGGTACAGCGTACCTTTGATAGGTTTGCCATTGTTCGGAGATCAACTCACTACCATAGCAGCTTGCGCGAATCGCGAAATCGCATTGAAACTCGATTACAAAAAACTCACGTCGGAGGAACTCGCGTCAGCGGTGAAAAAGATCGTTTACGATCCCAAGTACAA aaaaaacatGATCGTACTGTCGGAGGAATTTATGGACCGACTGAACAGCCCGCAAGAAACCAGCGTATTTTGGATCGAATATATACTGAAACATGGGGCAGATTCCCTACGATCTCCGGCCGTACAACTGACCTGGTGGCAAACGGAATTACTCGACGTTTACGGATTCATAATCGGAGTGATACTCTTGGCAATTTACGCCGTCAAGTtaattgtttcgaaaatattgcgaacgattttcaaaaCGAACGGGCCAGcgaaatcgtcgaaaaaaactaattga